The Thermotoga caldifontis AZM44c09 genomic interval CCTTGCCGCTTCCTACGTGGCCTGTGGACGGTTCGACTTCTTTGTCGCCAGGCGTGCCAACCCCTGGGACGTTGCACCGGTCTTACTCATAGTTCCCGAAGCCGGTGGATGCGTCACCGACCTGGACGGCAAGCAGGCGAGCCTTTCGAGTGGAGCGTACCTTTTCAGCAATGGAAAGCTACATTCAGAGGTGCTGGAAATAATAAATAAGGTAAAAGGAAGCGAGCGATGAGAAAAGATTTTGGCTGCCTGGACCAGGTGTCGTTCGCCAGATTCGCACAGGTCTTTTCCAGCCTCATCACACCTGGGACCGTAGTCCTGCTCGTCGGAGAACTCGGCAGCGGTAAAACGAGTTTTGTCAAGCACTGTGCACCTACCTTCGGGTTGGATTCATCTCAGATACGGAGCCCCACTTTCTCCCTGATGAACCTCTATGAGGGCAAGCTCAAAGTTTACCATGTCGACCTGTACAGGGTAGGAAGAGACACAGAGTTGCTCATGGAGATCGAGGAAATTCTCGAGCGCAGGGATGGAATCACCTTCATAGAGTGGGCAGACAGGATCGAATCCTTCTGGAGCGGTGAAGAGATAAAGATTTCACTCGGTTTCTGCGAGAATGGAAGAACCGTTTCGGTAGAGTCGCAAGATGAACGATTCTTGAATGAGCTTTCGAAGAGGTGGTTGGAAGTTGGGCAAATTCGAAAAACTTGAAAAACTCGCGCAGGAAACAACCGGGGAAAAGTCCATACCTTCCACGCTCCCCGTTCTCAGGCTTGTTGGAGGGCCCGTGGTCTTTCCGCAGACCGTAGTTCCGGTCCATGTGAGCACGGAAGAAATGTTGGGGGTTTTGGAATTGTCCATCGAATCTTACAACAGATACATTCTCGCGATCTACCAGAAAGACGTTTCGTCTGAATCCTCAAACACAGGAACAGTTTGCATCGTGTTGCAAGCCGTGCATCTTCCAGATGGAAGCTTCAGGGTCCTGCTCGAAGGAAAGGCGCGTGCAAGGATCAGAACTGTCAGCCAGGAACAGCCAACGATAGCAGAGATCGAGATCACGAAAGCGAGATACAGAAAAAGTAAAAAGGTCGAAGCGTTCATCAGGAGCGTTCGTGAGAATTTTCTGAAGTACGCGCACTACACGCAGAGATACTCTCCAGAAATGATTGAAGGCGTTCTTCGCGTCAACGATGCAGACAAGTTTTCAGACCTGATCGCTTCTTTGCTGGTGATCCCTAACGACGAGAAACAGCGTCTCTTGGATGAAACACACCCCACCAGAAGACTGGAACAGATCTTAGAGATCCTGATACGGGAAAATGAATTACTCGAAATAGAGCGAGAGCTTGACAGCAAGGTGAGAAAGAGAATCGAGGAGACGCAGAAAGAATTCTTTCTCAGAGAGAAACTGAAGGCAATAAGTGAAGAACTTGGACAGAAAAACAGCGAAACGGCCCAGCTCAGACAGAAACTCTCCACACTGAACCTTCCCGATTACGTACAGCAGAAGGCCCTGCAGGAGATCGAGAGGTTGGAACAAATGTCACCGTACTCCGCGGAGGCGACCGTGGTGAGATCCTATCTGGACTGGATCTTGAATCTGCCATGGCAGACTGTCCTGCCCGAGAACACAGATCTCAGCCAGGCTCAGAGAATTCTCGAGCAGAGTCACTACGGTCTGGAGGAAGCGAAACAGAGGATCCTTGAATTCCTCGCAGTGAGAAAGAGGAGCAAGAGCGTGAGATCACCGATACTGTGTCTCGTTGGGCCACCGGGGGTGGGTAAGACCTCGCTCGCACGCGCCGTCGCGCAGGCGCTGGACAGAAGGTTTGTGAGGATGTCTCTCGGTGGTCTGAGAGATGAGGCGGAAATCAAAGGTCACAGACGCACGTACGTTGGCGCGATGCCGGGTCGCATCGTTCAGATGATCAGAACCGCGCAGTGCAAAAATCCCGTCATGTTACTCGACGAGATCGACAAACTCGCGGTGAGTTTTCAGGGTGATCCTGCCGCCGCGTTGCTCGAAGTGTTGGATCCAGAGCAGAACAAAGAATTCCTCGATCACTACATCGAACTGCCTTTTGATCTCTCACAGGTGCTTTTCATCACTACGGCGAACGTGACACACACGATCCCACCAGCACTTTTGGATAGAATGGAGATCATAGAGATCGAAAGTTACACCGAGCAGGAGAAGTTCATGATTGCCAAGAACTACGTACTTCCAAAGATCCTAACCGAGCACAACCTTGAGCGAGGAACTTTCAAAATCAGCGACGCCGCAATCATGAAGATCATACGTTCCTACACGAGGGAGGCGGGTGTGAGACAACTCACAAGAGATCTGGAAAAAATCGTCAGGACAGCCGTTCTGAACCTCGAGCAGGGCCAGAAGAACTTCATGGTGAACGTGCGTAAGCTGGCTGAAATACTCGGCCCGGAGAGAAACTTGGATCTTCCGTCTCTATCGCAGGCAGAGATCGGAGCCGTTCAGGGACTCGCCTGGACAGAGTACGGTGGAACGATGGTGCTCGTCGAATGTGCCCTGATCCCGGGCAGAGGAGAGCTCATCCTCACTGGACGGCTTGGAGAAACCATGAGAGAATCTGCCAGAATCGCGTTGAGCGTCGCAAGATCCTTCTGCGGGTCAGATGCGAAAACTCTTTTTGAGAGCAACGACATTCACATAAACGTTCCAGAAGGGTCCGTGCCGAAGGATGGCCCATCGGCTGGTGTAACGATGAGCGTTGCGATCATTTCAAGTGCGCTGAAAAGGAAAGTGAGGAACGACACCGCGATGACCGGTGAGATCACGTTGCGAGGTAAGATTCTGCCAGTCGGAGGTGTGAAGGAGAAAGTTCTCGCGGCGCACAGGTACAACATCAAACGAGTTCTGCTACCGAAGGCGAACGAGAAAGACTTGATGAAGTTACCAAAGGAAGTGCTCCGAGACTTAGAAATCATACTCATAGACAACATCGAACAGGCAGTGAGAGAGTCGTGTTTGTGAAAAGCGTTCGTTTCGTCGTGGGTGCACGCAGTGTTGAACAGTTTCCACAACCGCTGGCCGGCGAGGTTTGCTTCGCCGGAAGGTCGAACGTTGGGAAATCAACGCTTCTCAACGTCCTCTTCAACCAGAAAATTGCTCGGGTGAGTAAGACACCGGGTAAAACAAGGACGATCAACTTTTACCTCGTCAACGAGCGTTACTACTTTGTGGATCTACCTGGATACGGTTACGCTGCCGTCTCCAAGTTGGAAAGACAACTCTGGAAGAAACTCATTGAAAGTTATTTTTCACTGAGAAGGGAAGAGATCAAGCTCAGCGTTTTACTGGTTGACAGTAGACTCGACGTCCAGGAAAGTGATAGAATGTTCGTAGAGTACTGTGCGTATTACGGGTTGAACCTGTTGATCGTGTTGAGTAAGACGGATAAGCTCAGTGAAGCTCAGCTACAAAAAGTGGTAAGATACTTTTCAGAACAGTTCAGTAGCGAAGTGATAGCTTATTCCGCGTTGAACCGGAGGGGTGTCAAGGAGATCGTCGAAAGAATCACAAAAGCTCTGGAATAAAAAATTCCTGCCGGGGCTGTCCCCTCAGCGGAGAGAAAGCGGAGACGATCGAAAAAAACCGGGTAAGGGGGGATAGCCATGAAAAAACTGTGGAAGATACTGCTCATTGCCGGAAGTTTCTTGGCAATGTTGATTTCTGCGATTGGTAATATTGAAGTTTGGTGAGACGTTGAAATCGCGCGGGCACCCCCGGCAGGTGCGAGCGGAGTTGATGATGTGAGAAAGGCTTTCTTGTACTATTCTCTGTTGTTGTTCGTGCTGTACGTTTTTGCATTCATAAGCCTTCTTGAAAACCGGCCCACACAGTTGAACTGGACCTTCCTTCTGTTTCTCGCCTTCGGGATAGCCTCAGAAGCAATCGGCTTTTGGGTAAACAATGCTGTGAAACCACAAGTGAGGATCACAGGCGGAATGCTGATAAACGTTCTAGCATCGATCGTTCTTCAGAATGCTGCCGCCATCCTGGTTGGATCTTTGTCCCTGATCTTCACCGGTCTGTTCCTCGTGAAGAGCAAGCGGCCGACCAGCTACGTTTTCAACGTATCCCAGATAGGCCTCAGCACCTTCCTCGCATTGATAACCTACAGAACCCTGAGAACGGAGAACCTTGTAACGAACATGTGGCTCGTACTGCTGGTAGGTATCGTTTACATGTTCTCGAACGCGATGCTGTCGGCTTTCGCCATTTACTTCGGTGGAAACGTTGGAATGCTCGCCAGTTTAAAGCTTGCCACACGCAGTCCACTCGTGAGCGCTTCGTTCATGCTTCCGCTTGTGAGTGTTTCCTACCTGCTGTACGAGCTGGTGGGAATCTCGGCCGTGCCGCTCGTCTTCGCAATACTCACGGCGATACAGGTTGGAAACATGTTCAGGAACGAGTACGAACAGTCCAAGCTGGACAAACTCAAACTGATGGTGAAGAGTTTGGAGCTGCGCGATTTCTACACCCATGGTCACAGCGAACGTGCGGCAGAGCTCGCCTACAGCGTCGCTAAAGCTCTGGGTCTCAGCGAAAGGCTGTGCGAAAGAATAAAGATGGCCTGCATGCTGCACGACGTTGGAAAGATAGGCATACCTGACTACATCCTTGGAAAACCCGAAAAGCTCTCAGACGCCGAGTTCGAAATAATCAAGACCCATCCAGTCAAGTCCGAAGAACTGCTCAAGAGTGTCAAAGGGTTGCGAGAAGAAGCCAGATGGGTGAGACACCATCACGAACACTGGAACGGCCTTGGCTATCCGGACGGACTCTCAGGAGAGCAGATCCCGTTGCCATCGAGAATCATCGCCGTGGCGGACATTTACGAGGCTTTGACGAGCGATAGGCCTTACCGAAAGGCTTACACTAAGGAACAGGCCATCGAAATGATAAAACAGATGAGCGGGAACGTGCTCGATCCTAAGGTGGTCGAAGCTTTCCTGAAAGTCATGGGTGTGAATCACTCCGGAAACGGAACAGCGAGAGAACAAGGCTGACCTCTCCAACCCCCATGTTGAGTTCCTTGGCAATCTGCTGTTCGTCCTTACCCTCCTGGTACATGAGCAGTATCTTACGCTCGATGGAAAGATCTGAGTCCTGGAGTTCGTTCTTCGAGTTTTCGGTCTCAATGGCATCTTCTTCCATCACTTTTTGTGCGTCTCGTTCCTTCACATCGCTTTCAAATCGTTCGGTCTCCACCTTACTGAAAGAACCCATCAGCTCAGCTTCACGAACGCACAGCTGGCTGTACAGAGAGTTCGCCTGTTTGATCAGCGCTTTCATTTCCTCTATTTTTTTATCGAGCATTCTGAGTCTGAGCGCAGACATGTGACGGAACTGACCCATCAGTTCCAAAATTCTCTCCTCTAACTTTTCGTATTCTTCGTCACGCTCCGTCCGACCGCGCAAGATTTGATTGAGGAAAACACCCCACGCGAACGCGAGAGTCACGACGGTCGATAGAACCACCAGCCAGTAGACCAGGTCGAACAAGATCCAACCCTCCAACGTCTTTTGATTCTACACTGAAAATTGTATAATCCTTTCGATCGAAATACCAGCATGAGGAGGTTGCACTATGGAGTACAGAAAAGTTGGAAAATGGGGATTGAAGGTCAGTGAGCTCTCCTTGGGGAGCTGGATCACGTTCGGAAACCAGCTCGATTTCGAGTCTGCAAAAACCCTTGTTAAGAGAGCCTTCGATGCGGGTATCAACTTTTTTGACACGGCGGAGGCTTACGCGTCCGGAATAGCAGAATCGATGCTCGGTGAGATCTTCAAATCTTTTCGGAGATCGGATCTGGTTGTCTCGACGAAGATCTTCTGGGGTGGCAATGGGCCGAACGACAGAGGACTTTCCAGGAAGCACCTTCTGGAAGGTACGTGGGCTTCACTGAAAAGGTTGCAGATGGACTACGTCGATATACTCTACTGCCACAGGCCAGACCCCGAAGTACCCATGGAGGAGATCGTCTGGACCATGGATCAGATATTGAGGAGTGGACTCGCACTTTATTGGGGAACGTCCGAATGGAGCGCGGAACAGATAGAGTTGGCGCACGAAACTGCAAGAAGGTTGAACTGCATTCCTCCGATCGTTGAACAACCCCAGTACAACCTCCTGGTCAGAGGAAGGGTCGAACGTGAGTACGCACCCCTCTACGAAAAATACGGTATGGGAGTCACAACGTTCAGTCCCCTCGCTTCTGGTCTGCTCAGCGGTAAGTACCTCGAGGGTATTCCGAGCGATTCACGGTTGGCAAAATACGAATTCTTGAGGAAGAGATTCGAAGAAACGGGACTGTTGAGCGAGAAAACCTTTTCCAAGCTGTTGAAACTCAGAGACCTCGCTAAAGAGCTCGGTTGCACGCTCGCACAGCTTTCGATCGCCTGGATCTTGAAGAACAAAAACGTTTCGAGCGTCATACTCGGAGTCTCAAAACTCGAGCAGTTCGATGAGAACATAAAGGCCATCGAGGTGAAAGAAAAGCTCACAGACGATGTGATGAAGCAGATCGAGACTATCCTCGCTTCCTGAGGATCGGTTCCAGAACCCTGTCCAGCACCCCGTGCAGGTAAGATATGAGCATGCCGTAGTTCACGACGGGGATGTTCAACCTGCTGGCCATTCTCATCCGCCTCATGAACGCGGCTCTGTTCAGGACACATCCACCGCAGTGGATCATGAGTTTACAGCTCGACAGTTGCTCGAGTTCGGGGAATTCTTTTCCGGCAAAGAATCTGTAGTTCAGCTGAACTTTCAGTTTCTCAGAAATCCAGCGCGGGATCTTCACCCTTCCTATATCGTCGCACGTTGGAACGTGTGAGCACGCTTCGACGATCGCAACGGTGTCGTTGTCTTTCAGATTCTTGAGTGCCCCGATGCCGCTCAAAAACTGATCCACATCACCCTTGCTGACGCTTTCGAGGATCGAGAAGGTCGTTAGAGGAATATCCCTGGGAACGATCTTCTCGACTCTCATGATCGCTTGAGAATCGGTCACGACCAGATCAACCTTGAAGTCCAGTTTTTCCAGAGCCCGGGCAAGCTCGGTGTCCCTCGTAACGACGGCCGTTGCGGCATGATCGATCGTCTCCCTTATCGCTTCAACCTGGGGCATGATGAGCCTTCCTTTCGGCGCGGCGGTGTCTATCGGTACCACGAGGACGACCGTTCGATACTGACCGATGAGATGGGCCAGCATCGGCCTGGATTCTTCATCCGGCACAACGCTCGCAAGGGCGTGAAGGAGTGAGTCGATGTTCTGCCGCGTTTTTGCAGAAACTTCAACGATGGGTACCTTGAAGTCGATGTACGCATCCTTGACACGTTTGCCCAGGTCCACTTTGTTCACGGCGATGAGGAAAGGTATTTCGAGCTGTCTGAACATCTCGACCGCGAAGCGTTCGTGTTCACTCGGCACGTCGTCCACAACCAGGATCGCTGCGTCAGCCCGGTAAAGCGACCTCTTGGCGCGTTCGACCCTCTTTTCTCCCAGAAATCCCTCGTCGTCCAGCCCAGGCGTATCGATGAGCGTCACGGGTCCTAAGGGATGTATCTCGAGCGTTTTGTAAACCGGATCTGTGGTGGTGCCAGGAACGTCGCTCACGATGGCCACGTCCTGATTAGCGATCGCGTTGATCAAAGAAGATTTTCCAACGTTCCTCCTTCCAACGATCGCGATGTACTTCCTAAACCCTGCATGGGGAACGTTCATGGTCTTTCCTCCTGTAACCAAAATCTTCACTCACTTCGTAACCGACGGACCTGACGATGTTTTTCGTGCATTCTCCACAGGCTGTATCCTTTTCGAAAATGCAGATCTTGTTTGGATACAACGTGTAGTGGGATCTGTACGGAGAAGGGGTAAAATTCGGCATGATGACGTTCGCTCCACATTTCAAAGCGAGCTGTCGGCCGAACGGATGTATCGTCCCGAGTGCCGTCGTCGCTGGAATGTTCGCGTCCGGCAAGAACAATCTGGTGAGCGCGATCAGCTTCAGAACCTTCGTCAAATCGCCCACCTTGCTGTCACGCAACGGGGTATCCGGGTGCGGTATGAAAGGACCGATGCCGACCATATCCGCATCGAGTTCGTAGACAAAGAGCACGTCTTTGGCCAGCGCCACGTCGTTCTGACCAGGTAAGCCGACCATGGAACCTGCTCCTGTTTCGTAACCGAGCTGTTTCAGCTTGATGAGATGGGACTTTCGGATCTGAAAGGAATCGTTCGGGTGCAACTTTTTGTAGAGTTCCTCATCGGCTGTTTCGTGACGCATCAAATATCTGTCTGCCCCAAGGTTTTTCCAGTATTCATATTCCTCGAAATCTCTTTCACCTATGGAGAGAGTTATCGCCACGTTGAGTCGCTTGATCCGCAGAATCATTTCTCCAACCATCTCGGTGGTGTAATATGGGTCTTCTCCGGATTGGAGCACCACTGTCTTTATTCCCATCTCGGCGATCAGCTTCGCACGTTCGACGATCTCGTCCACACTCATCCGGTACCGTTTGACGTTCTTGTTCGACGCCCTGATACCGCAGTACAGACAGTCGTTCCTGCAGTAGTTAGAGAACTCTATGATGCCACGCAGGTAGACCTGCTTTCCAAGGTATTTCTGCCTGATCTCATCGGCCAGTGCGAAGAGCTCTTCGTTCAGTTCGTCGTTCGACATCACCCAGGCGACTTCCTCAAGCGTCACTCGTTCTGGATGTCGAACGATCTTTTCGAGCACACCGTACACACTCGACCACCCTCTCACAGAACTTTCTGAGTTCCTCGTTCAATCCGTCTGCTTCCACGAAGACCACGTAGTTTTCATCCTCGAATGCCACCGCTGGAGGAAGAAACCTCTCCCTGCCGGCCCTGAGATTTGGAATGTGACTGATCCTTCTGCCGACTTTCTCACACACCCACACCTTGCAGTTGAACATCTCCGCGATCTGTTTCAGCAATTCTTCACAGTCTGACATCACGTTCTCCCGCCTCTAATCTCTGAAGGAGTTTCTCCACAACTTTTCTCCGTTCCTGTGGCATTCTTTCAAGCTCACTCTGGATGAGCCTTTCTCCAACCTTCCTGGTCTCTTCGGAGGCGTAGTCGAGTAAGTACTCTTTGAACGTAAGCAACGCGTTCGGGGTGCAGAATTCTTTCACGAATCCCGGTATGGCGAACTCCATGAAGTGCTGGCCCGTTCTGCCGGCCCTGTAACACGCCGTGCAGAAGGATGGAATGTAACCGTTCTCGGCGAGTTCCCGCATCACTTCGTCGAGTGACCTCGTGTCGCCCAAGATGAACTGGCTCTTCTTCACGATTTCTGGATCCTGACTCGAATAAGATCCAACACCTATGCTCGAACCAGCGTCTATCTGAGACACTCCAAGCTTCAAACCTTCACGTCTTATGTCCGGACTTTCCCGCGCCGTCAGGATCATGCCCGTGTACGGAACGGACAACCTTATGATCGCTATGAGTCGCTTGAACTGTTCGTCGCTCACCGGGTTAGGCGGTCTGTGAGCGAGAGGTGTGTTCACCGCTGGTTCTATCCTCGGGAAAGATATCGTGTGTGGACCCACTCCGAACCTTTCTTCTAAATGCTTCGTGTGGTACATCAGACCCATCACTTCGAACTTCCAATCGTACAGGCCGAACAGCGCACCTATTCCCACATCGTCTATGCCGGCGAGCATCGCCCTGTCGAGACCGAACAGCCGGTACATGTAGGAGGCTTTGGGGCCCTTCGGATGGTACTTTTTGTAGGTGAGCAAATGGTAAGTCTCCTGAAAGATCTGAAAAGTCCCTATGCCCACTTCTTTGATGATCCTGTAGCCCTCTATCGTCTGGGGAGCCGCGTTGACGTTGACTCGTCTGATCTCCCCATTTCCATTCTTGAAACTGTAGATCTTCTCGATCGTTCTGGCTATGAACTGGGGTGAATACATGGGATGCTCTCCGAACACGACTATCAGCCTCTTGTGGCCCTTAGAGGTGAGGGCGTACAGTTCGGCTTCGAGCTCCTCTTCGCTCAACGTTTTCCTGATCACCTGGGAATTCTCGATCCTGAATCCACAGTAAGAACAGTTGTTGATGCAGTGATTGCCTATGTACAGCGGTGCGAAGAGAACGATCCTTTTTCCGTAGATTTCCTCTTTCAGCTTTCTCGCCGCTTGGAATATGATCTCTATCTGTTCTGGTTTCTCTGCGTTCAGGAGTGTCGCAGTTTCCCTCGGTGTGAGTCTCTCTTTCTGGAGCGATTTTTCAACGATCTCTTGGACCTGTTTCGTATCGGGATTCTTCGTTTCCTCCAGCAGCTGTTCTATTTCTGCATGTGGTATGAAACTTTCCCGATCTTCTATACTTTCGATCTTCTTCAAAAGCACCGTCATACTCACCACCTCACCTGATCGGCATGGTCCTGACCTTCACACCTCTCACCTGACCAAGCTTTCCAGTCAAACTACCCACAGTATCGTTGTTTGCCTTCAGAACGAGGAGAATGATTGCCATGTTCTCGTCCGGCACGGGATAACCCACCCTGAGTCGTACCACATCGGCAAATTCATGAAGAAGCTCGTTCACCTGTCGGTACGCGTTCTGCCTGTCTTCCACAACGATGTTGACGATGTAGAACCTTTCCAAAATTAAAGCCCCCTTCCTCTCACCGAGAAAGGGGGCAAATAGTACGCAGATGCCTCCCTTCCTCGGTGTCAGATTTGACTCCTCCACCTCAGAAGGTCCACAAGTGAATTATATCACAAATGGGTCACTGGTCATGGTCGATGGGTGTGCCGTGGTAAAATACATTTAACAGGATTTTTAAAAGAGGGCAGAACGTGATGCGCGATTGGCGTGAGTGGTTGGTTAGGCAGATCTCACTGGCCGGGAACTTCGACAGACACATCCTCGATGCGTTCCTCCAGGTACCGAGAGAGATCTTCAGTGAGTTCAAATACGATCCCGATGTCGTTTACAGTGATAACGTGATCGTCACGGCGAAAGACAAAGACACTTACACCACGTCGAGCCAGCCATCCCTCATGGCTCTGTTCATGAGTGCTGCCGGTTTGAAACCAGGTATGAAGGTTTTAGAGATCGGTTCGGGCACGGGGTACAACGCGTGCGTCATGGCACACGTGGTTGGAGAAGAAGGTCTGGTGGTCGGCGTAGAGATCAATCGGAAGTTTTTCGAAAAAAGCCTCGAGGCAGCCGCGGCACTCTCCCTCAGAAACGTGGTCTTCGTGAACGCCGATGGATTTTTTGGATTCGAAAAGTTTGCACCTTACGATGTAGTGCTGGTCACGGTGGCTGTGGAAAGGATTTCACCGCACTGGATAGGACAGCTCAAAATCGATGGAAGGATCGTAGCACCCGTGCACATATACACGATCGATAGACAACCTGCGTTCGTGTTCGAAAAGACCAGCGAAGGTGTCGTCGCGAAACACCTTGTAGAAACCAGGTTCATAAAGGCCGGAGGATCGCTCGGAGATCTCAACGAGAGGAACCTCGAAAGACTCTCGAGAATTGAAAAGATGTTCGTAGAACCGAGCGACTTTCTGAGATTGCCTTCGAGCCAATACGAAACTCTCGGTGTATTCCACGTCGCGAGCTGGTCTCTGTGTGAAAGACTTGGCTGGGTCTACTTCGTCGAGGACAACGCCTTCGCACGGTGGAAGGGTGGCTGGGAAACGTACGGTGAAACGAAATTGCTCAAAGCTATCGTTGAAGAGTGGGCCAGAACTCGGTACACTTCAATGACCCTGCTGGTTTTTCACTACGATTACGACATGAATTTCAAAGGGCTGGAAAGGTGGGATGAAACGTGAGGAGAATTTCCGTTCTCTACTTTCTGATGGTGCTCACCCTGCTGTGCCTGGCTAATTATGGGTATTTCAGTCGCGCGGGATTGCTGAGGCTGGGAGAAGAGCTCACGTTCACCGTCTACGGTGAAGATCTTCAGGCTGTGACGCTCACGATACGGGAGGTAAAAAACGACGATGTCCTGCTTTCAAAGTTGCTCGGAGGGCAGATCGACGTTTCCCCGTGGCTTGGC includes:
- a CDS encoding TM1266 family iron-only hydrogenase system putative regulator — encoded protein: MLERFYIVNIVVEDRQNAYRQVNELLHEFADVVRLRVGYPVPDENMAIILLVLKANNDTVGSLTGKLGQVRGVKVRTMPIR
- the hydG gene encoding [FeFe] hydrogenase H-cluster radical SAM maturase HydG, with product MTVLLKKIESIEDRESFIPHAEIEQLLEETKNPDTKQVQEIVEKSLQKERLTPRETATLLNAEKPEQIEIIFQAARKLKEEIYGKRIVLFAPLYIGNHCINNCSYCGFRIENSQVIRKTLSEEELEAELYALTSKGHKRLIVVFGEHPMYSPQFIARTIEKIYSFKNGNGEIRRVNVNAAPQTIEGYRIIKEVGIGTFQIFQETYHLLTYKKYHPKGPKASYMYRLFGLDRAMLAGIDDVGIGALFGLYDWKFEVMGLMYHTKHLEERFGVGPHTISFPRIEPAVNTPLAHRPPNPVSDEQFKRLIAIIRLSVPYTGMILTARESPDIRREGLKLGVSQIDAGSSIGVGSYSSQDPEIVKKSQFILGDTRSLDEVMRELAENGYIPSFCTACYRAGRTGQHFMEFAIPGFVKEFCTPNALLTFKEYLLDYASEETRKVGERLIQSELERMPQERRKVVEKLLQRLEAGERDVRL
- a CDS encoding methyltransferase domain-containing protein, which codes for MRDWREWLVRQISLAGNFDRHILDAFLQVPREIFSEFKYDPDVVYSDNVIVTAKDKDTYTTSSQPSLMALFMSAAGLKPGMKVLEIGSGTGYNACVMAHVVGEEGLVVGVEINRKFFEKSLEAAAALSLRNVVFVNADGFFGFEKFAPYDVVLVTVAVERISPHWIGQLKIDGRIVAPVHIYTIDRQPAFVFEKTSEGVVAKHLVETRFIKAGGSLGDLNERNLERLSRIEKMFVEPSDFLRLPSSQYETLGVFHVASWSLCERLGWVYFVEDNAFARWKGGWETYGETKLLKAIVEEWARTRYTSMTLLVFHYDYDMNFKGLERWDET